TAGTGTGAAAAATGCGATCCGCTTTATGATAGGGATCGTAATTTCCTTCTTCAAATTTCGGGTAAGCGTTTGCAAACAATGTTCTTAAATATAGAACAGTAGCATCATCCATCCGTTCAGCAGATAGCCTACAAGCCAACCCTTCTAGAACTGCCCTCACCTCCCATATTGAAGTAAGAAATTCTGTTGAAAATTGATTAACGAAAACACCTTGAGCTGTTATCTCTAAATAGTAATCTCTTTCCAGTTCACTGAATGCTCTTCGAAGAGGAGTTCTACTCACCCCTAAACGATTCGCCATTTGATCTTGAATAATCTTGTCCCCTGGCTTAAGTTCACCATTCGTAATCATCATACGAATATCTTCATACACCTTCTTTTCTAGAAAGCTTCCATTTGTGGCTTGATTACTCATTTACTTCACCTATTTCATTTTCGTATTCTTCGTATTCTTCGTATACAATGTATGCAACTTAAGTAAAGCTTATCAGCAATCCCTCAAGAGGTCAATGTAATTTTCAGAATTTTTTATTATTTTTTGTTTGCTTTTTATGGAAAAGTCTAATTTATACACTGTTTGTTAAAGAGTAATATACCGTTCTCAGATTAATGGTTAACTATTAACTCGTTATGTAAAAAAATTTGGAAAGGGTCTGAGCGAACATCTGCACGTGCAAAAAAGAACATAAGACAATGGATCAATTAGAAACTTCTTAAAAAACAAAAAAATCAAGCACTTAAGTGCCTGATTTTTTTTATCTATTTAACAATCATCACCTGACAATCCGCTTGTTGCACTACTCTGTGACTGACACTTCCTAGGAACCACCCTTTGATGTTTCCTAAGCCTCGACTACCTATCACAATCATGTCAATATCGTGTGCTTTCCCATATTCGGATATACTATTACCAGGATCACCTGTCAGGGCTTCTGTGTGTACTGTGATATTCTCATATTTTTCTTGAAGCTCTTCTTTCATCATTTGCAATTCTTCTTCTGATTTCTCCACAAGGCTGCTTTCAATACTATGATATAAACCAGGGTTAGAATAAGGGCCATCTGGACTCACGACTTTGATAATATGCACTTCCATTTGGGCACCATCATGATGTTGATGCATAGCTTCTTCTAAAGCTTTCTTGCTCAAATCAGAACCATCATACGCAACCAAGAGTTTACTCATCATCATTCACCCTCTTTTGGTTTATTG
This genomic stretch from Pontibacillus yanchengensis harbors:
- a CDS encoding GntR family transcriptional regulator — its product is MSNQATNGSFLEKKVYEDIRMMITNGELKPGDKIIQDQMANRLGVSRTPLRRAFSELERDYYLEITAQGVFVNQFSTEFLTSIWEVRAVLEGLACRLSAERMDDATVLYLRTLFANAYPKFEEGNYDPYHKADRIFHTTLLEEAKNPVLKRNIENTQVLSIALDLGILRSPEETYQEHMDILDAIEVKDSERAEKLMLEHIRKTTPLLAEKADK
- a CDS encoding universal stress protein — encoded protein: MMMSKLLVAYDGSDLSKKALEEAMHQHHDGAQMEVHIIKVVSPDGPYSNPGLYHSIESSLVEKSEEELQMMKEELQEKYENITVHTEALTGDPGNSISEYGKAHDIDMIVIGSRGLGNIKGWFLGSVSHRVVQQADCQVMIVK